In one window of Neisseria subflava DNA:
- a CDS encoding nitroreductase family protein has translation MDALNLLTTRRSSKKLTAPAPNAEQLEQMLQAATQVPDHGNMRPFRFTVIQSEAGLQRFRELLSNTVTELNFGDDAMKKAERVGNMAPMIIGVTFTPNREVVKPKPEWEQMLTAGCAAYALQLAASAQGFDNVWITGMWVNSPLLREAFECADKDKIIGLMMIGSPTEEGGGPKNTNLECFTTYW, from the coding sequence ATGGATGCCTTAAATCTCCTCACCACGCGTCGCTCTTCCAAAAAACTGACTGCTCCTGCACCCAATGCCGAGCAACTGGAACAAATGCTGCAAGCGGCAACACAAGTTCCTGATCACGGCAATATGCGCCCTTTCCGCTTTACTGTGATTCAAAGCGAGGCCGGCTTACAACGTTTCCGCGAGCTGTTGAGCAATACCGTTACCGAACTCAACTTCGGCGATGATGCCATGAAAAAAGCCGAACGCGTTGGCAACATGGCGCCTATGATTATCGGCGTTACATTTACGCCAAACCGTGAAGTGGTAAAACCCAAACCCGAATGGGAGCAAATGCTGACTGCCGGCTGCGCCGCCTATGCTTTACAACTGGCTGCTTCTGCTCAAGGCTTCGACAACGTTTGGATTACGGGCATGTGGGTCAACAGCCCATTGTTGCGCGAAGCATTTGAGTGTGCCGACAAAGACAAAATCATCGGCCTGATGATGATTGGTTCGCCGACCGAAGAAGGCGGCGGTCCGAAAAATACCAACTTGGAATGTTTTACAACTTATTGGTAA